Proteins found in one Planctomycetota bacterium genomic segment:
- a CDS encoding NAD-dependent epimerase/dehydratase family protein, with translation MAASSRISVVTGAGGFIGGHLVAALRRAGRPVRAVDIKPIDDWYQVFPDVENLAGPVDGDCRDFSVCRRAVRDGAEVFQLAADMGGMGFIENNKALCMLSVLTNTHMLLAAQEAAVPRFFFSSSACVYNAEKQVNPDITALSEPDAYPALPEDGYGWEKLFSERMCRHFREDYGIQARVARFHNVYGPHGTWQGGREKAPAAICRKVIAAKASGKHEIEIWGDGNQTRSFMYIDDCVLGIRRIMDSDIYEPINLGSSELVSINQLVDIAETIGGVKLKRHYKLDAPRGVAGRNSDNTKIRKYLAWEPSTSLRDGLAKTYAWIEGEFGKEVESGNAAALTVSSFSHGSKPIPGDGYMAESRHMDTWKQGIPVGYGGRGGEAKPSVSGTVRG, from the coding sequence ATGGCAGCCAGCAGTCGAATCAGCGTCGTCACCGGAGCCGGCGGGTTCATCGGCGGGCACCTGGTTGCCGCCCTGCGCCGTGCAGGTCGTCCCGTGCGGGCGGTGGACATCAAGCCGATCGACGACTGGTATCAGGTGTTTCCCGACGTCGAAAACCTGGCTGGTCCGGTGGACGGCGATTGCCGTGATTTTTCGGTCTGCCGGCGCGCCGTGCGCGACGGAGCGGAGGTCTTCCAACTCGCCGCCGACATGGGGGGTATGGGGTTCATCGAAAACAACAAGGCACTCTGCATGCTCAGCGTGCTCACCAACACCCACATGTTGCTGGCCGCGCAGGAAGCCGCGGTACCCCGGTTCTTCTTCAGTTCCTCGGCGTGCGTCTACAACGCCGAGAAGCAGGTCAATCCGGACATCACTGCCTTGAGCGAGCCCGATGCGTATCCAGCGCTCCCCGAGGATGGCTACGGGTGGGAAAAACTGTTCAGCGAACGGATGTGCCGGCACTTCCGCGAGGACTACGGCATCCAGGCCCGTGTCGCTCGGTTCCACAATGTCTACGGACCTCATGGCACGTGGCAGGGGGGGCGTGAGAAGGCTCCGGCGGCGATCTGCCGCAAGGTGATCGCCGCGAAGGCGAGCGGGAAGCACGAGATCGAGATCTGGGGCGACGGCAATCAGACGCGCTCGTTCATGTACATCGACGACTGCGTGCTCGGGATCAGGAGGATCATGGACTCCGACATCTACGAGCCGATCAACCTGGGTTCCAGCGAATTGGTGTCGATCAATCAATTGGTCGACATCGCCGAGACGATCGGCGGGGTGAAACTGAAGCGGCACTACAAACTCGATGCACCGCGCGGGGTCGCCGGTCGCAACAGCGACAACACGAAAATTCGGAAGTATCTCGCCTGGGAGCCGTCGACTTCGCTCCGTGATGGGCTTGCCAAGACCTATGCGTGGATCGAGGGTGAGTTTGGCAAGGAAGTCGAGTCCGGGAACGCCGCTGCGCTCACCGTGAGCTCGTTCAGCCATGGTTCCAAACCGATCCCCGGTGACGGCTACATGGCCGAGTCGCGCCACATGGACACCTGGAAACAGGGGATCCCCGTCGGGTACGGCGGGCGCGGCGGTGAAGCGAAGCCTTCCGTGTCCGGCACCGTGCGAGGATAA
- a CDS encoding sugar phosphate isomerase/epimerase, translating into MGFHQTKAHRSGKGSHHQIGLVRGQFGDIPEDAWLDFIAQAGFDGWEEASWELDLAQCDTDSGAAAYAKSRVEKARSRGLEVFSVATHLQGQALGDEPSAKTLQFIGGDAVEAYVAWRKKGNQPPRTDPYFVPDEVGKAIHDKARTDLIRAVRLAHHLGKLQDRHVAVPGFVGSPAHCWSHWFEFPPRPKSIGGCPIPEVLEVSLELLVERFAPVFDACRKYGVTFDLECHPGERAMGDIESAGDYVRFLEKAGYGRDVVGFNLDPSHMVWQGVCPIQFVREYADWIHSAHIKGVQVIDGTTRAGRLGGHRPMGSKLLGWNFVTAGSRRDAVNVEELIVELNRAGYSGAINIEWEDNDAEKKAGAVAALRAVRAGDLPPATGRHDDTLKA; encoded by the coding sequence ATGGGCTTCCACCAGACGAAGGCACACCGCAGCGGCAAGGGCTCGCACCACCAGATCGGCCTGGTGCGCGGCCAGTTCGGTGACATCCCCGAGGATGCGTGGCTCGACTTCATCGCCCAGGCCGGGTTCGACGGCTGGGAGGAGGCGTCGTGGGAGCTCGACCTCGCCCAGTGCGACACCGACTCCGGCGCCGCCGCCTATGCCAAGAGCCGGGTCGAGAAGGCGCGGTCGCGCGGCCTCGAGGTGTTTTCCGTCGCCACGCACCTCCAGGGGCAGGCGCTGGGCGACGAGCCCTCCGCCAAGACGTTGCAATTCATCGGTGGCGACGCCGTCGAGGCCTACGTCGCTTGGCGGAAGAAGGGCAACCAGCCGCCGCGGACCGATCCCTACTTCGTGCCCGACGAGGTCGGCAAGGCGATCCACGACAAGGCGCGCACCGACCTGATCCGGGCCGTCCGCCTCGCCCACCATCTCGGTAAGCTCCAGGACCGGCACGTCGCCGTGCCCGGCTTCGTCGGCTCGCCGGCGCACTGCTGGAGCCACTGGTTCGAGTTCCCGCCGCGGCCGAAGTCGATCGGCGGGTGCCCGATCCCCGAGGTCCTCGAGGTCAGCCTCGAGCTGCTCGTCGAGCGCTTCGCCCCGGTGTTCGACGCCTGCCGGAAGTACGGCGTGACGTTCGATCTCGAGTGCCACCCCGGCGAGCGCGCGATGGGCGACATCGAGAGCGCCGGCGACTACGTCCGCTTCCTCGAGAAGGCGGGCTACGGCCGCGACGTGGTCGGCTTCAACCTCGACCCCAGCCACATGGTCTGGCAGGGGGTGTGCCCGATCCAGTTCGTCCGCGAATATGCCGACTGGATCCATTCGGCCCACATCAAGGGGGTCCAGGTGATCGACGGCACGACCCGCGCCGGCCGCCTCGGCGGCCACCGGCCGATGGGGAGCAAGCTGCTCGGCTGGAACTTCGTCACCGCCGGCAGCCGGCGCGACGCGGTCAACGTCGAGGAGTTGATCGTCGAGCTCAACCGCGCCGGCTACTCCGGCGCGATCAACATCGAGTGGGAGGACAACGACGCCGAGAAGAAGGCCGGGGCGGTGGCCGCCCTCCGCGCCGTCCGCGCGGGCGACCTGCCCCCCGCCACCGGCCGGCACGACGACACGCTCAAGGCTTGA
- a CDS encoding RES domain-containing protein → MSSTTWTPTALSSERRPFAGALVRMIESQRFASTMKLVDGAAEQALLEELVEEAKPPRPAGAEKLHYLLATPFRYPPSPHGSRFRGPSDPGVFYGAGEVRTSCAEVGYWRWRFLTDAPALSRVDPVAMTAFRVQVATHVVDLRRAPFDRDAAVWAHRSDYAGTQALARVARTAGVEALRYRSVRDPEEGICVALLTPAAFKRRVPDRETQEWWLAVRPDGVSWRRGENEAFDFSAAGWR, encoded by the coding sequence GTGTCGTCCACTACCTGGACGCCCACCGCGCTGTCGTCTGAACGACGGCCGTTCGCGGGGGCATTGGTCCGCATGATCGAATCGCAGCGCTTCGCCTCGACGATGAAGCTCGTCGACGGCGCTGCCGAGCAGGCGCTGCTCGAGGAGCTCGTCGAGGAGGCGAAGCCGCCGCGGCCGGCGGGGGCCGAGAAGCTCCATTACCTGCTGGCGACGCCGTTCCGCTATCCGCCGTCACCCCACGGATCGCGGTTTCGCGGACCGTCCGACCCCGGCGTGTTTTACGGAGCCGGCGAGGTGCGCACCAGTTGCGCCGAAGTCGGCTACTGGCGGTGGCGGTTCCTCACCGACGCGCCGGCGCTGTCGCGTGTCGACCCGGTGGCGATGACGGCGTTTCGCGTGCAGGTGGCGACGCACGTCGTCGACCTGCGCCGGGCGCCGTTCGACCGCGACGCGGCGGTGTGGGCCCACCGCAGCGACTACGCCGGCACGCAGGCGCTGGCACGCGTCGCCCGCACGGCGGGCGTCGAGGCGCTCCGCTACCGCTCGGTCCGCGATCCCGAAGAGGGCATCTGCGTGGCGCTGCTCACGCCGGCGGCGTTCAAGCGGCGCGTGCCCGACCGCGAGACGCAGGAGTGGTGGCTGGCGGTGCGGCCCGACGGCGTCAGCTGGCGCCGCGGCGAGAACGAGGCTTTCGACTTCTCCGCCGCGGGCTGGCGCTGA
- a CDS encoding DUF2384 domain-containing protein yields MTPSARSRPAAGRQAARRGAAAPRREAVLTKAFLRAGERLEVPRAVLARVVGRSQPTLSRMYAGGYELEEGTKEWELALLFVRLYRSLDSIVGTDEAARAWLTGSHPALGGIPLDLVQTTEGLVRVVHYLDAHRAVV; encoded by the coding sequence ATGACCCCCTCCGCCCGCTCCCGCCCCGCCGCCGGCCGGCAGGCGGCCCGCCGCGGCGCCGCCGCCCCGCGCCGCGAGGCGGTGCTCACCAAGGCGTTTCTCCGGGCCGGGGAGCGCCTCGAGGTGCCGCGGGCGGTGCTCGCCCGGGTCGTCGGACGCAGCCAGCCGACGCTGTCGCGGATGTATGCCGGCGGCTACGAGCTCGAAGAGGGGACGAAGGAGTGGGAGTTGGCCCTGCTCTTCGTCCGCCTCTACCGGTCGCTCGATTCGATCGTCGGTACCGACGAGGCGGCGCGGGCCTGGCTCACGGGGAGCCATCCGGCCCTCGGCGGGATTCCGCTCGACCTCGTGCAGACGACGGAGGGACTGGTCCGTGTCGTCCACTACCTGGACGCCCACCGCGCTGTCGTCTGA
- a CDS encoding CPXCG motif-containing cysteine-rich protein — protein MFSFPGKSSPRGAPPMPMRRRRPRRRSLAAEATYVCDSCGEEIVVPLDPTEGERQEYVEDCPVCCHPMVLRVEFDATGDASIDGAHE, from the coding sequence ATGTTTTCGTTTCCAGGGAAATCATCCCCCCGCGGGGCTCCACCGATGCCGATGCGCCGTCGCCGTCCGCGCCGCCGGTCGCTGGCCGCCGAGGCGACCTACGTCTGCGATTCCTGCGGCGAGGAGATCGTCGTCCCGCTCGATCCGACCGAGGGGGAGCGGCAGGAATACGTCGAGGACTGCCCGGTCTGCTGCCATCCGATGGTCCTCCGCGTCGAGTTCGACGCCACCGGCGACGCGTCGATCGACGGCGCGCACGAGTAG
- a CDS encoding nucleotidyltransferase — translation MVTDVSQLPIRFDRERVAEFCREKGIARLSVFGSAVRDDFNPATSDIDVLADFKPGATRGIGFRFFGYGDELAAILGRKVDFCSQLDPHLEPVVRREAVTIYEEP, via the coding sequence ATGGTGACCGATGTCTCGCAGTTGCCGATCCGCTTCGATCGCGAGCGCGTGGCCGAATTCTGCCGGGAGAAAGGCATCGCCCGGCTGAGTGTCTTCGGGTCCGCGGTGCGCGACGACTTCAACCCGGCAACGAGCGACATCGACGTGCTCGCTGACTTCAAGCCCGGCGCGACTCGCGGCATCGGATTCAGATTCTTCGGCTATGGTGACGAGCTCGCCGCAATCCTCGGTCGCAAGGTGGACTTCTGCTCGCAACTCGACCCCCACCTCGAGCCTGTCGTTCGCCGCGAGGCCGTGACGATCTACGAGGAGCCATGA
- a CDS encoding DUF86 domain-containing protein: MTRRDPRMTLHQIRDAAEKARALCAGHSLESLLADWKATAALERFIEIIGEGVKRLPVEITAMHRDIPWREIAGTRDHLAHGYDIVDHRVLWDAVLIDLPPLIAKIDELLS; this comes from the coding sequence ATGACCCGCCGCGACCCTCGCATGACGTTGCATCAGATTCGCGACGCTGCCGAAAAGGCGCGTGCACTCTGTGCCGGCCACTCGCTCGAATCGCTGCTTGCCGACTGGAAGGCGACAGCAGCGCTCGAGCGATTCATCGAAATCATCGGCGAAGGTGTCAAACGCTTGCCGGTTGAGATCACCGCGATGCACCGTGACATTCCCTGGAGGGAAATCGCTGGAACCCGGGATCACCTCGCTCATGGTTACGACATCGTGGACCATCGCGTCTTGTGGGATGCGGTCTTGATCGATCTTCCTCCGTTGATAGCGAAGATCGACGAACTTCTGTCGTAA